In a genomic window of Lonchura striata isolate bLonStr1 chromosome 4, bLonStr1.mat, whole genome shotgun sequence:
- the SOD3 gene encoding extracellular superoxide dismutase [Cu-Zn], which yields MFQILSLVIGLTLSASGVMTDKETDPRQESLNEIQKQVNDLWQNLLYPVTRGNDTDGMIYATCEMKPSSKIDADKPQVTGHVLFRQSYSYGRLEALFYLDGFPLDNNQSSRAIHIHELGDLSNGCDSTGGHYNPFRVNHPRHPGDFGNFLPKEGKIRKYKTNLFATIFGPYSIMGRSVVIHEQEDDMGKGNNKASLENGNAGKRLACCVIGISNKTLWEEKLPEVTDKKKRGLNRRTYSQA from the coding sequence ATGTTTCAGATTCTTTCTCTGGTCATCGGGCTCACCCTGTCTGCCTCTGGTGTCATGACAGACAAAGAAACTGACCCACGCCAGGAGTCATTGAATGAAATACAGAAACAAGTGAACGACCTCTGGCAGAATTTGCTCTACCCGGTAACACGTGGTAACGACACTGATGGAATGATTTACGCCACTTGTGAAATGAAGCCCAGCTCCAAAATAGATGCTGACAAGCCACAAGTGACTGGACATGTCTTATTCAGGCAGAGTTACTCATATGGAAGACTGGAAGCCTTATTTTACTTGGATGGGTTTCCACTGGATAACAATCAATCCAGCAGAGCTATTCACATCCACGAGCTTGGAGACCTCAGCAATGGCTGTGATTCTACAGGGGGACACTATAACCCTTTCAGAGTGAATCATCCTCGTCACCCAGGAGATTTTGGCAACTTTCTTCCTAAAGAAGGCAAAatcagaaaatacaaaacaaacctCTTTGCCACAATCTTTGGTCCATATTCCATCATGGGCAGATCTGTTGTAATCCACGAGCAGGAAGATGACATGGGCAAAGGCAATAATAAGGCCAgtttggaaaatggaaatgctGGGAAACGTCTGGCTTGCTGTGTGATTGGGATAAGCAACAAGACCTTGTGGGAAGAGAAACTGCCTGAGGTTACGGACAAGAAGAAGCGAGGGCTCAACAGAAGAACATACAGCCAGGCTTAG